One region of Brachybacterium saurashtrense genomic DNA includes:
- the rplT gene encoding 50S ribosomal protein L20, with protein MARVKRAVNAQKKRREILEQASGYRGQRSRLYRKAKEQVLHSQTYNFRDRKKRKGDFRQLWIQRINAASRANGLTYNRFIQGLGLAGVEVDRRMLAELAVNDAPAFAALVEVAKNALPKDVNAPAA; from the coding sequence GTGGCACGCGTGAAGCGGGCGGTCAACGCCCAGAAGAAGCGTCGGGAAATCCTCGAGCAGGCCAGCGGCTACCGCGGCCAGCGCTCCCGCCTGTACCGCAAGGCGAAGGAGCAGGTGCTGCACTCGCAGACCTACAACTTCCGCGACCGGAAGAAGCGCAAGGGCGACTTCCGCCAGCTCTGGATCCAGCGCATCAACGCTGCGTCCCGCGCCAACGGCCTGACCTACAACCGCTTCATCCAGGGCCTGGGCCTGGCGGGTGTCGAGGTGGACCGTCGCATGCTCGCCGAGCTCGCCGTCAACGACGCGCCGGCATTCGCCGCCCTGGTCGAGGTCGCCAAGAACGCCCTCCCCAAGGACGTCAACGCCCCCGCGGCCTGA
- a CDS encoding DUF4352 domain-containing protein produces the protein MAGDRHTPAGDGPDGTRAAGDPAPPTPAPDITGAAHAYAYGTPDGETDRAASTPAPSSGPSPAETVPDAADAADAPQPSSGLTAPRAMLRPVPEGFPTPPPRPARPNRRPAPPAAEPPARRRGPLVVALTAAGALALAAVIGGGVLTLRALDDAAEPAAPVATGSQDGTATGPGAVEIGEVTVTEVSTVVGVRSVGSGGLALEPEGEFVIVAFTVENRSADTLQIPQGMALVTADGTHGADSAATNAYSAQSVPRDLLASGESGSFHAVFDVPLGAEVTGLEIDLESLGESGTLPLAP, from the coding sequence GTGGCAGGCGACCGTCACACGCCCGCGGGGGACGGCCCCGACGGGACGCGCGCAGCGGGCGACCCCGCACCACCGACCCCGGCCCCCGACATCACCGGCGCGGCCCACGCCTACGCCTACGGCACCCCCGACGGCGAGACCGATCGCGCCGCCTCGACCCCGGCCCCGTCGTCCGGCCCCTCCCCGGCGGAGACCGTGCCGGACGCTGCGGACGCGGCCGACGCGCCGCAGCCGTCGTCGGGCCTCACCGCGCCGCGGGCGATGCTGCGCCCGGTCCCCGAGGGGTTCCCCACGCCTCCGCCCCGGCCGGCCCGCCCGAACCGTCGGCCGGCACCTCCCGCCGCGGAGCCCCCCGCGCGGCGCCGCGGCCCGCTCGTCGTCGCGCTCACCGCGGCGGGGGCGCTGGCGCTGGCCGCGGTGATCGGCGGCGGGGTCCTCACCCTCCGCGCCCTCGACGACGCGGCGGAGCCCGCCGCGCCCGTCGCCACCGGCTCCCAGGACGGCACGGCCACGGGCCCCGGCGCCGTGGAGATCGGCGAGGTGACGGTCACCGAGGTGAGCACCGTGGTGGGGGTGCGCTCCGTGGGCAGCGGCGGCCTCGCCCTCGAGCCGGAGGGCGAGTTCGTGATCGTCGCCTTCACGGTGGAGAACCGCAGCGCGGACACCCTCCAGATCCCCCAGGGCATGGCCCTGGTGACCGCCGACGGCACCCACGGGGCGGACAGCGCCGCCACCAACGCCTACAGCGCCCAGAGCGTCCCGCGGGATCTGCTGGCCTCGGGCGAGTCCGGCAGCTTCCACGCCGTCTTCGACGTGCCCCTCGGCGCCGAGGTGACCGGGCTCGAGATCGATCTGGAGTCCC
- the infC gene encoding translation initiation factor IF-3: protein MSEQRINGQIRVPKVLLVGPAGEQVGEVRVEDALRLAQEADLDLVEVAPGANPPVARLMDYGKYKYEANLKARESRKNQANTVQKEIRMGLKIDTHDYETKRRNVEKFLDGGDKVKVIIRFRGREQSRPERGVKLLQRMAEDVADYGFVESHPRQDGRNMVMVFGPHKKKAQAMAEARKRKTDAEKAAARGKDEQSAGGEAETGAES from the coding sequence ATCAGCGAACAGCGCATCAACGGTCAGATCAGGGTCCCGAAGGTCCTCCTGGTCGGGCCCGCCGGCGAGCAGGTCGGCGAGGTCCGGGTCGAGGACGCCCTGCGTCTCGCCCAGGAAGCAGATCTCGACCTGGTCGAGGTCGCCCCCGGTGCGAACCCGCCGGTCGCTCGTCTCATGGACTACGGCAAGTACAAGTACGAAGCCAACCTGAAGGCCCGTGAGTCGCGCAAGAACCAGGCGAACACGGTCCAGAAGGAAATCCGGATGGGCCTGAAGATCGACACCCACGACTACGAGACCAAGCGTCGCAACGTCGAGAAGTTCCTCGACGGCGGCGACAAGGTCAAGGTCATCATCCGCTTCCGCGGGCGTGAGCAGTCCCGCCCGGAGCGCGGTGTCAAGCTGCTGCAGCGGATGGCCGAGGATGTCGCGGACTATGGCTTCGTCGAGTCCCACCCGCGGCAGGACGGCCGCAACATGGTGATGGTCTTCGGGCCTCACAAGAAGAAGGCCCAGGCCATGGCCGAGGCCCGCAAGCGCAAGACCGATGCTGAGAAGGCTGCGGCCCGGGGCAAGGACGAGCAGTCCGCCGGCGGCGAGGCCGAGACCGGCGCCGAGTCCTGA
- the rpmI gene encoding 50S ribosomal protein L35: MPKNKTHSGTKKRVRVTGSGKLMREKANARHLLEHKSSTRKRRLGSDTDVSKADAKRMKKLLGR, encoded by the coding sequence ATGCCGAAGAACAAGACCCACTCGGGTACCAAGAAGCGCGTCCGCGTCACCGGCTCGGGCAAGCTCATGCGCGAGAAGGCGAACGCCCGCCACCTGCTGGAGCACAAGTCCTCCACCCGCAAGCGCCGTCTGGGCTCCGACACCGACGTGTCGAAGGCCGATGCCAAGCGCATGAAGAAGCTGCTGGGCCGCTGA